One genomic window of Ornithorhynchus anatinus isolate Pmale09 chromosome 12, mOrnAna1.pri.v4, whole genome shotgun sequence includes the following:
- the TSPAN5 gene encoding tetraspanin-5 isoform X2 gives MPFLPSFLGSVTSSRRQKSNSTVKGVLSNISSITDLGGFDPVWLFLVVGGVMFILGFAGCIGALRENTFLLKFFSVFLGIIFFLELTAGVLAFVFKDWIKDQLYFFINNNIRAYRDDIDLQNLIDFTQEYWQCCGAFGADDWNLNIYFNCTDSNASRERCGVPFSCCTKDPAEDVINTQCGYDARQKPEVDQQMVIYTKGCVPQFEKWLQDNLTIVAGVFIGIALLQIFGICLAQNLVSDIEAVRASW, from the exons GGAGTGCTGTCCAACATCTCGTCCATCACCGACCTGGGCGGCTTCGACCCCGTCTGGCTCTTCCTGGTGGTCGGAGGGGTGATGTTCATCTTGGGATTTGCCGGCTGCATCGGCGCCCTCCGGGAGAATACCTTCCTGCTCAAGTTT TTCTCGGTGTTCCTGGGCATTATTTTCTTCCTGGAGCTGACGGCCGGGGTCCTGGCGTTTGTCTTCAAAGACTGGATCAAAGACCAGCTGTATTTCTTCATCAACAACAACATCCGAGCCTACAGGGATGATATCGATTTGCAGAACCTCATAGACTTCACCCAGGAATAC TGGCAGTGTTGCGGGGCTTTTGGAGCCGATGACTGGAACCTAAATATTTACTTCAATTGCACAGATTCTAACGCCAGCCGGGAGCGCTGCGGTGTGCCCTTCTCGTGCTGTACCAAAGACCCTGCG GAAGATGTCATCAACACGCAGTGCGGCTACGACGCCCGGCAGAAACCG GAGGTGGACCAGCAGATGGTCATCTACACGAAAGGCTGCGTGCCCCAGTTTGAGAAGTGGCTTCAGGACAACCTCACCATCGTGGCCGGGGTCTTCATCGGCATCGCGTTGCTGCAG ATCTTCGGAATCTGCTTAGCCCAGAACCTGGTGAGCGACATCGAGGCGGTCAGAGCCAGCTGGTAG